Proteins encoded in a region of the Patescibacteria group bacterium genome:
- a CDS encoding ribosome recycling factor, whose protein sequence is MPEEKVSYKDIIDNIKPELDKAIAFLEKELQKIRTERASPSLVENIEVDCFDQKFPLKQLATISIPQSREIVIQPWDKTYIEGIVSALEKNSSIGAAPVVDKDIIRIRLPSMSEEFRKDLTRFVSEKQEIVRKTIRRWRDEAWGEIQESERDGKISEDDKFKGKDELQDLVDEYNEKVEKLVEKKKKEIEN, encoded by the coding sequence ATGCCAGAAGAAAAAGTTTCATACAAAGATATTATTGATAATATAAAGCCAGAGCTTGATAAAGCAATTGCTTTTTTAGAAAAAGAACTGCAGAAGATAAGAACTGAGAGGGCTAGTCCTTCTTTAGTGGAAAATATTGAAGTTGATTGTTTTGATCAGAAATTTCCCTTAAAACAACTTGCAACTATCAGTATTCCTCAATCAAGAGAAATTGTGATTCAGCCTTGGGATAAAACATATATAGAGGGCATTGTTAGTGCTTTGGAAAAAAACAGCAGTATTGGCGCAGCTCCAGTTGTTGATAAAGACATAATCAGGATTCGTTTGCCGTCGATGAGTGAAGAATTTAGAAAAGATTTAACCCGTTTTGTTTCTGAAAAACAAGAGATTGTCAGAAAAACGATAAGAAGGTGGAGAGATGAAGCTTGGGGTGAAATTCAAGAATCAGAAAGAGATGGTAAAATTAGTGAAGATGATAAGTTCAAAGGAAAAGATGAGCTTCAAGATTTAGTAGATGAATATAATGAGAAAGTTGAAAAATTAGTAGAAAAAAAGAAAAAAGAAATAGAAAATTAA
- a CDS encoding rod shape-determining protein, with amino-acid sequence MKIGIDLGTCNSVVFLPNKGVVLQEPSVVAVALAENEIMAIGRRAKEMMGRTPDNIRIYRPLKDGVIADFRVTQAMLRYFIDKATGSFRFFKPELMIGVPAGITSTEKRAVIEAGLNAGAKEVYLAKEPILAAIGAGIPINSCSGNMVVDIGGGTSEAAVISLGGVVNFTSVRVAGNKMDMAISDFIKKKYNLAIGEQTAEAIKMQIGTALYDKEKEEKTMEIRGRDIVAGLPKNIIISSNDVHEAMSDILIEIVQVIKTVLRDTPPELSADIINKGMILTGGGALLRNLPQLIEKSVGVPAVSAEEPLLCVAKGTSSMLANLDMYKKSIMAKK; translated from the coding sequence ATGAAAATTGGTATTGATTTAGGAACATGTAATTCAGTTGTTTTTCTTCCTAATAAGGGAGTAGTCTTGCAAGAGCCATCAGTTGTGGCAGTTGCTTTAGCTGAGAATGAAATCATGGCAATTGGCAGGCGTGCCAAAGAAATGATGGGCAGAACTCCTGATAACATTAGGATATACAGGCCTTTAAAAGACGGGGTCATAGCTGATTTTAGGGTTACTCAAGCAATGCTCAGATATTTTATTGATAAAGCAACAGGTAGTTTTAGGTTTTTTAAACCAGAGCTTATGATTGGGGTGCCTGCAGGCATTACTTCAACTGAGAAAAGAGCAGTGATTGAAGCAGGGCTTAATGCAGGAGCAAAAGAGGTTTATTTAGCGAAAGAGCCTATTTTAGCAGCAATTGGAGCTGGTATTCCTATTAACAGTTGTTCTGGGAATATGGTTGTTGATATTGGCGGAGGCACCAGTGAGGCAGCTGTTATTTCTTTGGGAGGTGTAGTGAATTTTACATCAGTGAGAGTTGCTGGTAATAAAATGGATATGGCTATTTCAGATTTTATAAAGAAAAAATATAATTTAGCTATTGGCGAGCAGACTGCAGAAGCAATAAAAATGCAAATTGGAACAGCTCTTTATGATAAAGAAAAAGAAGAAAAAACAATGGAAATTAGGGGGAGGGATATAGTTGCAGGATTGCCTAAAAACATTATTATTTCTTCAAATGATGTTCATGAAGCAATGTCTGATATTCTAATAGAGATTGTTCAGGTGATTAAAACAGTGCTTCGTGATACTCCTCCAGAACTTTCAGCTGATATAATAAATAAAGGCATGATTTTAACAGGAGGAGGAGCGCTTTTAAGAAATCTTCCTCAGTTAATCGAAAAATCAGTTGGCGTACCTGCTGTTTCTGCTGAAGAGCCTTTGCTTTGTGTGGCAAAAGGTACGAGCTCAATGCTTGCAAATTTAGATATGTATAAAAAAAGCATAATGGCTAAAAAATAA
- a CDS encoding alanine--tRNA ligase, whose amino-acid sequence MTSKEIREKYLEFFKSKGHVIIPSASLIPEDSTTLFIGSGMQPLVPYLLGKKHPKGTKLTNSQKCFRAEDIEEVGDNRHTTFFEMLGNWSLGDYFKKEQLSWYFEFLIKELKINPEKLYVTVFRGNKDIGIDKDSESVEIWKKLFKQVDIEAEDVDFAEKNGIKDGRIFYYDETKNWWSRSGMPKNMPVGELGGPDSEVFYDLGVELKRHENSEYKGKVCHINCDCGRFIEIGNSVFMEYVKTEKGFEQLEQKNVDFGGGLERTTIVVQGKDNAFETDLFIDVINEIKNLSGGKEYRDNVKSFEVIADHIRGTVFLASEDVIPSNTERGYILRRLIRRAIRFGKLISMPKNFLIPLAEKVIETYKDVYTKTKSEEKNILTIIQDEEEKFGKTLNQGLKQFEKVAEKGDVSGIDAFHLYDTYGFPLELTEELSREKGLKVDKPGFKKAFEKHQEVSRAGAEKKFGGIGKEAGYEATKLHTATHLLHQALRDVLGDSVKQMGSDITHERLRFDFSYSKKLTENEIKEVEGLVNKKIKEDSKVEKKEMNYSDAIKSGALAFFKEKYPDKVTVYSIDKFSKEICAGPHVKKTGELGSFKIIKEKSVGVGIRRIRAVIE is encoded by the coding sequence ATGACCTCAAAAGAAATTAGAGAGAAATATTTGGAATTCTTTAAGTCAAAGGGACATGTCATTATTCCAAGTGCTTCTTTAATTCCAGAAGATTCTACAACTCTTTTTATTGGTTCTGGAATGCAGCCACTTGTTCCGTATTTGCTGGGGAAGAAACATCCTAAAGGAACAAAACTAACAAATTCTCAGAAATGTTTTCGTGCAGAAGACATTGAAGAAGTAGGTGATAATCGTCATACTACTTTTTTTGAAATGCTTGGAAATTGGTCTTTGGGTGATTATTTTAAAAAAGAACAGTTAAGCTGGTACTTTGAGTTTTTAATAAAAGAATTAAAGATTAATCCAGAAAAACTTTATGTTACAGTTTTTCGGGGCAATAAAGATATTGGGATTGATAAAGATTCTGAGTCTGTAGAAATATGGAAAAAGTTATTTAAACAAGTTGATATAGAGGCAGAAGATGTTGATTTCGCTGAAAAAAATGGAATAAAAGATGGTAGGATTTTTTATTATGATGAAACAAAAAACTGGTGGTCTCGTTCTGGTATGCCTAAAAATATGCCAGTAGGCGAGTTAGGTGGGCCTGACAGCGAGGTTTTCTATGATTTAGGTGTTGAACTAAAAAGGCATGAAAATTCTGAGTATAAAGGCAAGGTTTGCCATATCAATTGTGACTGTGGAAGATTCATTGAAATTGGAAATAGTGTTTTTATGGAATATGTTAAAACTGAAAAAGGATTTGAACAATTAGAACAAAAGAATGTTGATTTTGGTGGAGGACTAGAAAGAACAACAATAGTTGTCCAGGGAAAAGACAATGCTTTTGAAACAGATTTATTTATTGACGTTATAAATGAAATTAAAAACCTGTCCGGAGGCAAAGAGTATAGAGATAATGTAAAGTCATTTGAAGTTATTGCTGACCATATTAGAGGCACTGTTTTTTTAGCTTCTGAAGACGTTATACCTTCTAATACAGAAAGAGGTTATATTCTAAGAAGGCTAATAAGAAGAGCAATTAGGTTTGGCAAGCTGATTAGTATGCCTAAAAACTTTTTAATTCCTTTAGCTGAAAAAGTTATTGAAACTTACAAGGATGTTTATACTAAAACAAAATCTGAAGAAAAAAATATTTTAACAATTATTCAGGACGAAGAAGAGAAATTTGGAAAAACTTTAAATCAGGGGTTAAAACAATTTGAAAAAGTGGCTGAAAAAGGTGATGTTTCTGGAATTGATGCCTTTCATTTATATGATACATATGGTTTTCCATTGGAGTTGACTGAAGAGCTTTCTAGAGAAAAGGGATTAAAGGTTGATAAGCCTGGCTTTAAGAAAGCTTTTGAAAAACATCAAGAAGTGTCTCGTGCTGGAGCAGAGAAAAAGTTTGGCGGCATTGGTAAAGAAGCTGGTTATGAAGCTACAAAGCTTCACACTGCTACTCACTTGCTTCATCAGGCCCTAAGAGATGTTTTAGGCGATAGTGTTAAACAAATGGGTTCTGATATTACTCATGAGCGTTTAAGGTTTGATTTTTCTTATTCTAAAAAATTAACTGAAAATGAGATTAAAGAAGTTGAGGGGTTGGTGAATAAAAAAATCAAAGAAGATTCAAAAGTTGAGAAAAAAGAAATGAACTATTCTGACGCAATTAAATCTGGCGCTTTAGCATTTTTTAAAGAAAAATATCCTGACAAAGTTACAGTTTATTCTATTGATAAGTTTTCAAAAGAAATTTGTGCAGGTCCTCATGTTAAAAAAACAGGAGAGTTAGGTAGTTTTAAAATTATTAAAGAAAAATCTGTTGGTGTTGGAATAAGAAGAATAAGGGCAGTTATTGAATAA
- a CDS encoding DNA-directed RNA polymerase subunit alpha, whose protein sequence is MISLPTKPKIIKKQKNKAVFEIEALYPGYGVTIGNSLRRVLLSSLEGAVITQVKFKNVSHEFSTIDGILEDVVNIMLNLKQMRFKILSDEPQKGNLKVKGKKEVKGSDFKLPSQLELVNKDCHIATLTDSKANLEMEIQVEKGIGYIPRELRKKEKQEIGTVSLDAVFTPIRQVAFRTENMRVGKRTDFDRLFLEIETDGSISPEQAFSQASEVLLKHFDLFSNTFDKETVIEKAKEPDKGKAVKAKKATKEKDEKKKKRKKT, encoded by the coding sequence ATGATTTCACTTCCAACAAAACCAAAAATCATTAAAAAACAAAAAAATAAAGCTGTTTTTGAAATAGAAGCTCTTTATCCTGGCTATGGCGTGACAATTGGTAACTCTTTAAGAAGAGTGCTTTTGTCATCTTTAGAAGGAGCTGTAATAACACAAGTAAAATTTAAAAATGTTTCTCATGAATTTTCAACAATTGACGGCATTTTAGAAGATGTTGTAAATATCATGCTTAATTTAAAACAAATGAGATTCAAGATTTTATCAGATGAACCCCAGAAAGGAAATTTAAAAGTAAAAGGTAAAAAAGAAGTAAAAGGTTCAGATTTTAAACTTCCAAGTCAGTTGGAATTAGTTAATAAAGATTGTCATATTGCAACTTTAACTGATAGTAAAGCAAATTTGGAAATGGAAATTCAAGTAGAAAAAGGGATAGGATATATTCCAAGAGAATTAAGGAAAAAAGAAAAGCAAGAAATTGGAACAGTCTCTTTAGATGCAGTCTTTACGCCAATAAGGCAAGTTGCTTTTAGAACAGAGAATATGAGAGTTGGTAAAAGAACAGATTTTGACAGGTTATTTTTAGAAATAGAAACAGACGGATCAATTTCTCCAGAACAGGCATTTTCTCAGGCTTCAGAAGTTTTACTAAAACACTTTGATTTGTTTTCAAATACTTTTGATAAAGAAACAGTTATTGAAAAAGCTAAAGAGCCGGACAAAGGAAAAGCAGTTAAAGCTAAAAAAGCAACAAAAGAAAAAGATGAAAAAAAGAAAAAAAGGAAGAAAACTTAA
- the rpsM gene encoding 30S ribosomal protein S13: MPRIAGINIPEQKRIVIALTYIYGIGLSLSKKILIEAGIGASVQAKELNSDEINRLKQIIEKDYKVEGEKRREIMINIKRLKEIGSWRGLRHIRGLPVRGQRTRTNTRTVRGNVRKTVGSGRKVAPTPK, from the coding sequence ATGCCAAGAATTGCAGGAATAAATATACCAGAACAAAAAAGAATAGTGATTGCTTTAACCTATATTTACGGAATAGGGCTTTCTTTAAGTAAGAAGATTTTAATAGAAGCTGGTATTGGTGCTTCTGTTCAGGCAAAAGAGCTTAATTCTGATGAAATCAACCGATTAAAACAGATAATTGAAAAAGATTATAAAGTTGAGGGAGAAAAAAGAAGGGAAATAATGATTAACATTAAAAGATTAAAAGAAATTGGTTCTTGGAGAGGATTAAGGCACATCAGAGGATTGCCAGTAAGGGGTCAGAGAACAAGAACAAATACAAGAACAGTCAGAGGAAATGTTAGAAAAACAGTGGGTTCTGGAAGAAAAGTAGCTCCAACACCTAAGTAA
- the rplQ gene encoding 50S ribosomal protein L17 → MKKRKKGRKLKRKSNQRKALLKSLARELFLREKIKTTLAKAKEVSVFAQKQITKGKKSTLSSRRLLARYFSKTLVKKITEEIAPRYEKRKGGYTRIIKLGPRKSDGAKMAIIELVK, encoded by the coding sequence ATGAAAAAAAGAAAAAAAGGAAGAAAACTTAAAAGGAAAAGCAACCAAAGAAAAGCTCTTTTAAAGTCTTTAGCTAGAGAGCTTTTTTTAAGAGAAAAGATTAAAACAACTTTAGCAAAAGCTAAAGAGGTTTCAGTTTTTGCTCAAAAACAGATTACCAAAGGAAAGAAGTCTACCTTAAGTTCAAGAAGGCTTTTGGCTAGATATTTTTCAAAAACATTAGTTAAAAAAATAACTGAAGAAATTGCGCCAAGATATGAAAAAAGAAAAGGAGGCTATACTAGAATTATTAAACTGGGTCCAAGAAAATCAGACGGAGCTAAAATGGCGATAATAGAATTGGTTAAGTAG
- the rpsK gene encoding 30S ribosomal protein S11, translating to MGKKRVIKKTKEELLKESDKVEAAVRKDVQIKTAQRIREARLCVFSSYNNTILTLTEPSGNVLYWTSAGRIGFKGTKKGTPFAASKVAGAMVQAIIKFKINKIRVFVKGVGSGRESAIRSLAGREFEILSIKDITPVPHNGCRPKKPRRV from the coding sequence ATGGGCAAGAAACGAGTAATCAAAAAAACAAAAGAAGAGCTTTTAAAAGAAAGTGATAAGGTAGAAGCAGCGGTAAGAAAAGACGTTCAAATAAAAACTGCTCAAAGAATCAGAGAAGCTAGGCTTTGTGTTTTTTCATCTTACAATAATACTATTTTAACTTTGACTGAACCTTCAGGAAACGTTCTTTATTGGACATCAGCAGGAAGGATTGGGTTTAAAGGAACAAAAAAAGGCACACCTTTTGCTGCTTCAAAAGTAGCTGGAGCAATGGTTCAAGCAATAATAAAGTTTAAAATAAATAAAATAAGAGTCTTTGTAAAAGGCGTAGGTTCTGGCAGAGAATCAGCTATCAGGAGTTTAGCTGGAAGAGAATTCGAAATACTTTCTATAAAAGATATTACCCCAGTTCCTCATAATGGCTGCAGGCCCAAAAAACCAAGGAGAGTGTAA
- the galT gene encoding galactose-1-phosphate uridylyltransferase: MKGKKPKFPSELRFDLVSKDWVIIATGRARRPSFFKKKKRIKIDISKKDCPFFDLRTQERPVLAYFKGKEALFKMGEIPKKWTTIVIPNKYPVLLPYSKLEERKEGKFYKTMNAVGFAELVLMKDHKKHFPHFNVSQIKEVFEVYQKRYLDLMKKRFVNYISIFHNHGIEAGASQPHPHSQIITTPLIDVDLKKALVNSGDYFKKNKKCIYCEMNAWERKVRKRIVAENKYFLAVCPFASKHAFQVIVSPKKHLSYFEKIDGEEKQFLAEIFSKVMKALYRGLADPSYNFYLHTAPCDGKDYSYYHWHWTVLPKTAIPAGFELGTRMEISIIEPEKAAQYLRAQFKKK, from the coding sequence ATGAAAGGTAAAAAACCTAAATTTCCATCAGAGCTTCGTTTTGATTTAGTTTCTAAAGACTGGGTTATTATTGCGACAGGAAGAGCGAGAAGGCCAAGTTTTTTTAAAAAAAAGAAAAGGATAAAAATTGATATTTCTAAAAAAGATTGCCCTTTTTTTGATTTAAGAACACAAGAGCGTCCTGTTCTAGCTTATTTCAAAGGAAAAGAAGCACTGTTTAAAATGGGTGAGATTCCTAAAAAATGGACAACAATTGTTATTCCCAATAAATATCCTGTGCTTTTACCTTATTCAAAATTAGAGGAAAGAAAAGAAGGTAAGTTTTATAAAACCATGAATGCCGTTGGTTTTGCCGAACTTGTTTTGATGAAAGATCATAAAAAACATTTTCCTCATTTTAATGTTTCTCAAATAAAAGAAGTTTTTGAAGTTTATCAAAAAAGATATTTGGATTTAATGAAAAAAAGGTTTGTAAACTATATTTCAATTTTTCATAATCATGGCATTGAAGCTGGTGCTTCCCAGCCTCATCCTCATTCCCAGATCATTACTACCCCTTTAATTGATGTTGATTTAAAGAAGGCTCTTGTTAATTCAGGAGATTATTTTAAAAAGAACAAGAAATGCATTTATTGTGAAATGAATGCTTGGGAAAGAAAGGTGAGAAAAAGAATCGTTGCTGAGAACAAATATTTTTTAGCAGTTTGTCCTTTTGCTTCTAAACATGCATTTCAGGTTATTGTTTCTCCTAAAAAACATCTTTCATATTTTGAAAAAATCGATGGAGAAGAAAAACAATTCTTAGCAGAGATTTTTAGCAAAGTAATGAAAGCGCTTTACAGGGGTTTAGCAGACCCTTCTTACAATTTCTATCTGCATACTGCTCCTTGTGATGGAAAAGATTATTCATATTACCACTGGCACTGGACAGTGCTTCCTAAAACCGCTATTCCTGCTGGTTTTGAACTTGGCACCAGAATGGAGATTTCAATTATTGAGCCTGAAAAAGCAGCTCAGTATTTAAGAGCTCAGTTTAAGAAAAAATAA
- the rplM gene encoding 50S ribosomal protein L13, with protein MERKIHTIDAKNKVLGRLATRIALLLRGKHKPDFFPYKDIGDIVVIKNVSKMKITGRKMEQKKYYRHSGYMGGLKTIPLKRLFKEKPDEVLRKAVSGMLPKNKLRSEQLKRLRFEKTD; from the coding sequence ATGGAAAGAAAAATACATACAATTGATGCTAAGAACAAAGTATTAGGCAGATTAGCAACTAGGATTGCTCTGCTTTTGCGTGGAAAACATAAGCCCGATTTTTTCCCTTATAAAGACATAGGCGATATTGTAGTTATAAAGAATGTTTCAAAAATGAAAATTACTGGCAGGAAGATGGAACAAAAAAAATATTACAGACATTCAGGGTATATGGGTGGATTAAAAACTATTCCCTTAAAAAGACTTTTTAAAGAAAAACCTGATGAGGTTTTAAGGAAAGCTGTATCAGGAATGCTTCCTAAAAACAAATTAAGGTCAGAGCAGTTGAAAAGATTAAGGTTTGAAAAAACTGATTAA
- the rpsD gene encoding 30S ribosomal protein S4 encodes MKRAICKICRRAGEKLFLKGERCSSPKCSMVRRPYAPGQKGKRRRRPPSEYAKELREKQKLKNWYNLEERQFKKYIKALLTKRGKIEDTPLLLIKKLESRLDNTIFRLGFAPSRKGARSLVSHSFFLVNGKTMNIPSHLLKKGDVISLKPQKLKKNITKEFRQLVKKHKVPSWLKLDEQKLEGKIIGEPTLEEVVPPVDLLSIFEFYSR; translated from the coding sequence ATGAAAAGAGCAATTTGTAAAATTTGCAGACGTGCAGGAGAGAAACTTTTTTTAAAAGGGGAGCGTTGTAGTTCGCCTAAATGTTCAATGGTAAGAAGACCTTATGCTCCTGGTCAAAAAGGGAAAAGAAGAAGGAGACCGCCTAGTGAATATGCAAAAGAGCTGAGAGAAAAACAAAAACTTAAAAACTGGTATAATCTTGAAGAGAGGCAATTTAAAAAATATATTAAAGCCTTGTTAACTAAAAGGGGGAAAATAGAGGATACTCCTTTGCTGTTGATTAAGAAATTAGAGTCCCGTTTAGATAATACGATTTTTAGATTAGGCTTTGCACCTTCAAGAAAAGGGGCAAGAAGTTTAGTGTCTCACAGCTTTTTTTTAGTTAATGGAAAAACAATGAATATCCCGTCACATTTATTAAAAAAAGGAGATGTTATATCTTTAAAACCACAAAAATTAAAGAAGAATATTACAAAAGAATTCAGGCAGTTAGTTAAAAAACATAAGGTTCCAAGCTGGTTAAAATTAGATGAACAAAAACTAGAAGGAAAAATAATTGGTGAGCCAACTTTAGAAGAAGTTGTTCCTCCAGTAGATTTATTATCAATATTTGAGTTTTATTCACGTTAA
- the rpsI gene encoding 30S ribosomal protein S9: protein MRYYEGIGRRKTAVARVRIFTKGGKEFSVNNKTLEEYFSTLELQKTAASSLETMKCLEKFKVSVIVRGGGLSAQAEAVRHGAARALILFNPDFRKRLKKAGFLKRDSRMRERKKPGLKRARRAPQWKKR, encoded by the coding sequence ATCAGGTATTACGAAGGAATCGGCAGAAGAAAAACAGCAGTAGCAAGAGTAAGAATTTTCACAAAAGGAGGAAAAGAATTCTCAGTCAATAACAAAACTTTAGAAGAATATTTTTCTACTTTAGAACTTCAAAAAACAGCAGCATCTTCTCTTGAAACAATGAAGTGTCTTGAAAAGTTTAAAGTTTCAGTAATTGTCAGAGGTGGGGGATTAAGCGCTCAAGCAGAGGCAGTTCGTCATGGAGCAGCCCGCGCTTTAATTCTTTTTAATCCTGACTTTAGAAAAAGGCTTAAAAAAGCCGGCTTTTTGAAAAGAGACTCACGCATGAGAGAAAGGAAAAAGCCTGGTTTAAAACGTGCTAGAAGAGCACCACAGTGGAAGAAGAGATAG
- the rpmJ gene encoding 50S ribosomal protein L36, giving the protein MKVRSSVKKICKNCKTVKRRGRIYVTCKKNPKHKQRQG; this is encoded by the coding sequence ATGAAAGTAAGATCATCAGTGAAAAAAATTTGTAAGAATTGTAAAACAGTTAAAAGAAGAGGCCGAATTTATGTTACTTGTAAAAAAAATCCAAAACATAAACAACGCCAAGGATAA
- the infA gene encoding translation initiation factor IF-1 — MEKNKVKKFGGIVLEALPSASFKIRLEDGREILGHLAGKMRMYRIRILPGDKVTVEMSPYDDKRGRIVYRNR; from the coding sequence GTGGAAAAAAATAAAGTAAAAAAATTTGGAGGGATTGTTTTAGAAGCGCTTCCAAGCGCTAGTTTCAAGATAAGGCTGGAAGATGGCAGAGAGATTTTAGGTCATTTAGCAGGCAAGATGAGAATGTATAGAATCAGAATTCTTCCTGGAGATAAAGTGACTGTGGAAATGAGCCCTTATGACGATAAAAGAGGGAGAATTGTTTATAGAAACAGATAA
- a CDS encoding FTR1 family protein — translation MIAGFLITFRETLEAALVVGIVLAYLVRIKQPNYKKFVWWGVLFGILASIAGAIIFTALFGGLSGRTEEIFEGILMFVAAGLLTTMILWMMKQGKYVAQHLEEQVSREISEKHALGLMALVFFAVLREGIETVIFLGAASRLEGTSIFGPLLGVGVALIVSWLLFWGTTKLRIGMFFKVTSIILIFFAAGLLAYGIHEFQEAGIIPIAIEHVWDINWLIDEKGGLGTILKALFGYNGNPSLLEVTGWSVYLISVFGIYRNIEKFSRSENKELNSKL, via the coding sequence ATGATAGCAGGATTTTTAATTACATTTAGAGAAACTCTGGAGGCTGCTTTAGTAGTAGGGATTGTTTTAGCTTATTTGGTGAGAATAAAACAGCCTAACTATAAAAAATTTGTTTGGTGGGGAGTCTTATTCGGCATTTTAGCTTCTATAGCTGGAGCAATAATATTTACAGCATTGTTTGGGGGTCTAAGCGGAAGAACTGAAGAAATTTTTGAGGGAATTCTTATGTTTGTGGCTGCCGGACTTTTAACTACGATGATTCTCTGGATGATGAAGCAGGGCAAATATGTCGCTCAACATTTAGAAGAACAGGTATCCAGGGAAATAAGCGAGAAACATGCTCTTGGTTTAATGGCTTTGGTTTTTTTCGCGGTTTTAAGAGAAGGAATAGAAACAGTAATATTTTTAGGAGCAGCTAGTCGGTTAGAAGGAACTAGTATTTTTGGACCTTTATTAGGAGTTGGAGTGGCTTTGATAGTTAGTTGGTTATTATTCTGGGGAACCACTAAATTAAGAATTGGAATGTTCTTTAAGGTTACCAGCATCATCCTTATATTTTTTGCTGCTGGACTACTTGCTTATGGAATTCATGAGTTTCAAGAAGCAGGAATAATCCCCATAGCTATAGAGCATGTCTGGGATATAAACTGGCTTATCGATGAAAAGGGTGGTTTGGGTACTATTCTTAAAGCTCTTTTTGGCTATAATGGCAACCCTTCACTTTTAGAAGTGACAGGCTGGTCAGTATATTTGATATCAGTTTTTGGAATTTATAGGAATATTGAAAAATTTTCTCGCTCTGAAAATAAAGAGCTTAATTCGAAGCTTTAA
- a CDS encoding ribonuclease H-like YkuK family protein, with the protein MSNILNGHFHNPSIGNLEFNQVIDEIFNYIDKKPECFYDIIVGCDSSSQEHPQFPVAIVVLRVGEGGRIFLKKIRYGDRKFYSLKERILEEVLISCELSLELKDALNAKIQELKKDYNYQFRYIHADIGENGDTKNMIKEVVGLIKGNGFEAKIKPEAYAASTVADRYT; encoded by the coding sequence ATGAGTAATATACTTAACGGTCATTTTCATAATCCAAGCATTGGAAATTTAGAATTTAATCAAGTGATTGATGAGATTTTTAATTATATAGATAAAAAGCCAGAATGTTTTTATGATATTATTGTTGGTTGCGACTCTTCTTCTCAAGAACATCCTCAATTTCCAGTTGCAATTGTTGTTTTAAGAGTTGGAGAAGGGGGAAGAATATTTTTGAAAAAAATTAGATATGGTGACAGAAAGTTTTATTCTTTAAAAGAAAGGATTTTAGAAGAAGTTTTAATATCTTGTGAACTCTCTTTGGAACTTAAAGATGCGCTTAATGCGAAAATTCAAGAACTTAAAAAAGATTATAATTACCAATTCCGATATATCCATGCTGATATTGGAGAAAATGGCGATACTAAAAACATGATTAAAGAGGTTGTTGGACTTATTAAAGGCAATGGTTTTGAAGCAAAAATTAAGCCTGAAGCTTATGCGGCTTCAACAGTAGCAGACAGATATACTTAA
- the tpiA gene encoding triose-phosphate isomerase, which translates to MKKLVVANWKCNPITLALAKKLFNSVKKGLKNIKKTTVVFCPPFVYLEELSKLKKELKLGAQNCCWQEKGAFTGEVSPKMLKDLGCEYVILGHSERRKYGCESNSLINKRIKSAIKQGLKPILCIDSISQIKPCLKGVSKQNVIIAYEPVWAIGTGKTPSFKQAMAFNNKVKKALDSKTIILYGGSVSAKNVKGFINQSGFDGVLLGGASLQVKEFASIVQAVENI; encoded by the coding sequence ATGAAAAAATTAGTTGTTGCAAATTGGAAATGTAATCCTATAACACTAGCTTTAGCTAAAAAACTTTTTAATTCAGTGAAAAAAGGATTAAAAAATATTAAAAAAACTACAGTAGTATTTTGTCCCCCCTTTGTTTATTTGGAGGAATTATCAAAGCTTAAAAAAGAATTAAAGCTTGGAGCTCAAAACTGTTGTTGGCAGGAAAAAGGCGCTTTTACTGGAGAAGTCTCACCAAAAATGCTCAAAGATTTAGGTTGTGAATATGTTATTTTAGGCCATTCTGAAAGAAGAAAATATGGCTGTGAATCAAACAGTTTAATAAACAAAAGAATTAAATCAGCCATCAAGCAAGGATTAAAACCAATTTTATGCATTGATAGTATTTCCCAAATCAAGCCTTGCTTGAAAGGGGTTTCAAAACAAAATGTGATAATAGCTTATGAGCCTGTTTGGGCAATTGGCACTGGCAAAACACCAAGCTTTAAGCAGGCTATGGCGTTTAATAATAAGGTTAAAAAGGCTTTAGATTCCAAAACAATTATTTTATATGGGGGCAGTGTCAGCGCCAAAAATGTTAAAGGCTTTATTAACCAATCAGGGTTTGATGGAGTGCTTTTAGGAGGGGCATCTTTGCAAGTAAAAGAGTTTGCGAGCATAGTTCAAGCTGTTGAGAATATTTGA